The Osmerus eperlanus chromosome 25, fOsmEpe2.1, whole genome shotgun sequence genome contains a region encoding:
- the adra2b gene encoding LOW QUALITY PROTEIN: alpha-2B adrenergic receptor (The sequence of the model RefSeq protein was modified relative to this genomic sequence to represent the inferred CDS: inserted 2 bases in 1 codon) yields the protein MSLPVDESCSIGLDGWNSSTQADGSLPCNQSLKLAPYSHEATAAFATAITLMVVFTIVGNILVIMAVLTSRSLRGPQNLFLVSLAAADILVATLIIPFSLANELLGYWYFKSLWCEIYLALDVLFCTSSIVHLCAISLDRYLSISRVTYGRQRTPTRIKAAIVVVWLISSIISFPPLLSLNKSEVGAEGSEKGPQCQLNDERWYILYSTIGSFFAPCLIMILVYMRIYQIAKQRTRCPPGEPRKDGLATPSQTPCQVQANGVKAGDSTPSTQQKTSNARPPTLAVTLSPSSIKLERESPSSXLPPPPPTPNNLHPLSPSLGPTPTTISPHSSPLTPSPSITPPLSTPTKPKERGGKKGKRRGGKKADNNNDTSSSDSDPEPGQRGGRGASGVGSPMGGGIHSPATLQRYRDMIATSKGSRLVVGRRSKPETNPSAARRKAMVNREKRFTFVLAVVIGVFVVCWFPFFFSYSLQAVCPQACALPEPLFKFFFWIGYCNSCLNPVIYTIFNKDFRKAFKKIICQNSKGTFF from the exons ATGTCGTTGCCTGTGGACGAAAGTTGTTCCATCGGACTGGACGGATGGAACAGCAGCACTCAGGCAGACGGGTCTCTGCCTTGCAACCAGAGCCTCAAGCTGGCGCCTTACTCCCACGAGGCCACAGCAGCCTTTGCCACAGCTATCACTCTCATGGTCGTCTTCACTATAGTGGGCAATATCCTGGTCATCATGGCGGTGCTGACCAGCCGGTCTCTCCGAGGGCCACAGAACCTGTTCCTAGTGTCTCTAGCTGCGGCGGACATCCTTGTAGCCACCCTCATCATCCCATTCTCTCTGGCCAATGAGCTGCTGGGATATTGGTACTTCAAGTCTCTGTGGTGTGAGATCTACCTGGCACTGGACGTTCTCTTCTGCACCTCTTCCATCGTCCACCTGTGTGCCATCTCTCTGGACCGCTACCTGTCCATCTCCCGTGTCACCTATGGCCGTCAGCGCACGCCCACGCGCATCAAGGCGGCCATTGTGGTGGTGTGGCTGATCTCGTCCatcatctccttccctcctctcctctctctcaacaaGAGTGAGGTAGGGGCTGAGGGCAGCGAGAAAGGACCCCAGTGCCAGCTGAACGACGAGCGCTGGTACATCCTGTACTCCACCATCGGCTCATTCTTCGCGCCCTGCCTCATCATGATCCTGGTGTACATGAGGATCTACCAGATCGCCAAGCAGAGGACGCGCTGCCCACCAGGCGAGCCCCGGAAGGATGGCCTTGCCACACCCAGCCAGACTCCCTGCCAGGTTCAAGCCAACGGGGTGAAGGCGGGAGACAGCACACCATCGACACAGCAGAAAACCTCCAATGCCAGACCCCCCACCCTGGCAGtcaccctttctccctcttccatcaaactggagagagaatccccttcttc cctccccccccccccccctacccccaacAATCTCCACCCACTTTCTCCTTCTCTAGGTCCCACGCCCACCACCATATCCCCTcattcctcccccctcaccccttctccctccatcacaccccctctctccacacctacCAAACccaaagagagggggggtaagAAGGGCAAGCGTCGAGGGGGCAAGAAGGCTGACAATAACAACGACACCTCCAGTTCAGACAGTGACCCGGAgcctgggcagagagggggtcgAGGGGCCAGTGGGGTGGGGTCACCCATGGGGGGGGGCATCCACTCCCCCGCCACCTTGCAGCGCTATCGGGACATGATCGCGACCTCCAAGGGATCCAGGCTGGTGGTGGGGCGAAGGTCCAAGCCCGAAACCAACCCAAGTGCTGCCCGGCGTAAGGCCATGGTGAACCGGGAGAAGAGGTTCACGTTTGTGCTGGCGGTGGTGATTGGCGTGTTCGTGGTGTGCTGGttccccttcttcttctcctactCACTGCAGGCGGTGTGTCCTCAAGCTTGtgctctcccagagcccctttTCAAGTTCTTCTTCTGGATTGGCTACTGCAACTCCTGTCTCAACCCTGTCATCTACACCATATTCAACAAGGACTTCCGGAAGGCCttcaagaaaattatttgtcagAACAGCAAGGGGACCTTCTTCTAG